CATGCTGCGACTGGTACCCAACACCCTGCGCGAAGCTGCCGCCGCCCTTGGCGCACCGCAGTGGAAAATCACCCTGTACGTTACCTTGCGTTCGGCCAAGGCCGGGGTGTTGACCGGCATCCTGCTGGCAGTGGCCCGCATTTCGGGAGAAACCGCCCCCTTGCTGTTTACCGCATTGAACAACCAGTTCTTCAACAGCAATATGAACCAGCCGATGGCCAACCTGCCCATCGTGATTTTCCAGTTTGCCATGAGCCCGTACGAAGACTGGCACACCCTGGCCTGGACCGGTGCTTTGCTGATTACCCTGAGCGTGTTGACGCTTAATATCCTTGCCCGCTGGATGGGCAGCCAGAAAACCCAATCGCATTAAGGCATGACGACAATGGCTGATAACAACGTCAAGCTTCAGGTCAAGAATCTGAACTTCTTCTACGGTAATTTCCACGCATTGAAAAACATCAATCTGGAAATCGCCCCGCGCATGGTGACTGCCTTCATTGGCCCGTCCGGTTGTGGCAAATCCACCCTGCTGCGCACTTTCAACCGCATGTACGAGCTCTATCCCGGCCTGCGCTCGGAAGGTGAAATCCTGCTGGATGGCAATAACATCCTTGCGCGCGACGTAGACATCAATCTGCTACGCGCCAAGGTTGGCATGGTGTTCCAGAAGCCGACGCCGTTCCCGATGTCCATCTACGACAACATCACCTTCGGCGTGAAGCTGTACGAAAAGCTGTCCAAGACTGAAATGGATGATCGCGTGGAGTGGGCACTGCGCAAGGCCGCACTGTGGGATGAGGTAAAAGACAAGCTGAAGCAGTCCGGCAACTCGCTGTCCGGTGGTCAGCAACAGCGCCTGTGCATAGCCCGTGCCGTAGCTTCGCGTCCGGAAGTACTGCTGCTGGACGAACCGACGTCGGCGCTGGACCCGATTTCCACGGCCCACATCGAAGAACTCATTCATGAACTGAAAGAGGACTACACCATCGCCATCGTCACCCATAACATGCAGCAGGCGGCACGGGTTTCCGACTTCACCGCCTACATGTATCTGGGTGAACTGGTGGAATTTGGCGAAACCGACAATATCTTCACTGCGCCGAAACAAAAGGCTACCGAGGATTACATCACCGGCAAATTCGGCTGATTCCGCGGTCCCCGACCAACACCCCGCCTGCTATCATGCCCGCGGGGTGTTGTTTTGCATGGTGGTCGATTTCAGCTTGAAATCGCTGTACTGCCCCTGGGCAAAGCCTGAAAAAACCGGGTGAAAACCCGGCCTGTCAAGAATGGTCCCTTTCCCGCGACGGGAAAACGACAAGCCGGTTTTTTTTTGTCTCATTTACTTGACGCCTGCAGGTCTGGACACAACAATCCCGGCTTTCCTTTACACGATTTTCATGATCATGCTGGACCTCTTCGCAGGGCTGGACACTCATGTGGCCATCACCCTGGTTCTGTCGCTGGGCTTTGTCCTGGCCTTCGAGTTCATCAACGGTTTTCACGATACGGCCAACGCAGTTGCCACCGTCATTTACACCCAGTCGATGAAGCCCCGGCTGGCGGTTTTTGCCTCTGGCGTATTCAACTTTCTGGGCGTGCTGACTGGCGGCCTGGCGGTTGCCTATGCCATTGTTCATTTGCTGCCGGTTGACCTGCTGGTTTCCGTCAATACCGCGCGCGGCATGGCCATGGTGTTTGCCCTGCTGACCGCCGCGATTGCCTGGAATCTGGGCACTTGGTATTTCGGTTTGCCGGCGTCCAGCTCGCACACGCTGATCGGCGCCATCCTGGGTGTCGGCCTGGCCAATTGCCTGATCAACGGCACACCGTTAGCGCAAGGCGTCAACTGGGCCAAAGCTGTCGATGTCGGTCTGTCCCTGCTGTGTTCACCACTGGTTGGTGCCCTGCTCTCCGGTCTTTTGGTGATGGTACTGCGCCGTTCACGCCCGCAAAGCAATATGCACAAGACGCCTTTCCAGCGGCAGCAGGTGGAAGGCCGCAAGCATCCGCCATTCTGGATGCGCTTCATGCTGATCGTCAGTTCCATGGGGGTAAGCTTCTCCCACGGCTCCAATGACGGCCAGAAGGGTGTCGGCCTGATCATGCTGGTACTGATCGGCATCGTGCCGGCCAAATATGTACTCAACCTGGACAGCACGCCTTACCAGATCGAGCGTACCCGTGATGCCGCCCTGCACTTGCAACAGTTCTACAACCGCCACCAGACCGCACTGGACACCATGTTCAAGCCGGTAGCTGCTGACAGCAATATACATGACTGTCGCCCGCGGGATACCCTGCGCACCGCTGACAACCTGATCACCGCGCTGGGTGATGGCAGCACCTATCGCAATCTGCCGGACAACAAGCGTTGGGATGTTCGTACTGATCTGCTCTGTCTGGATGACGCGGCCAAGAAGGCAGGCTCCCTACCCAATCTGAGTGCTGACGACAAGCAATTGCTGAGCAATCTGCGCAAGGATCTGACTGTTACCACAGAATACGCCCCGACTTGGGTCATCATTGCCGTGGCGCTGGCGCTGGGCGGTGGCACCATGATTGGCTGGCGTCGCGTGGTAAAAACCGTTGGCGAAGGTATTGGCAAGAAAGACATGACCTACGCGCAGGGCATGTCGGCACAACTGACTGCAGCCGTATCCATTGGCCTTGCCAGTCAGTTCGGCCTGCCGGTTTCCACCACCCATGTGTTGTCCAGCGGCGTAGCCGGCACCATGGTGGCTGACAAGGCCGGTCTGCAATGGTCTACTGTGCGCTCCATCCTGCTGGCCTGGCTGTTTACCATGCCAGTGGCCATGCTGCTGGCTGGCAGCCTGTATTACCTGGCCAGCAACTGGCTGAAGTAAAGCTACTCATTGTTGCTTGCAGACGAAAGCCGCCCTCGGGCGGCTTTTTCTATGATGGGCATCATGGCCGGTGTAGTTTGATCAGGATCAAACAGCAGCAACAACACCATTGATTCGTTATTTTATTATTTGCTAATATTACTGCGCTTAATCATGGTTTCTCCTTTGTTGTTTGCAGCAATCCCTTGACGCCTCATTCCGCTTGGAATGAGGCGCTTTTTTTGGCTGATGCTGGCAGGAAAAGCAGAAAACAGGGGGACTTCAGGCTTTGAGGTAGTGCTCGCGTCCGGACAGCCAGCGTTCCAGGTGCGCCTCTGCCGCTTCCGGCCAGCGCTGCAGCACTTCTGGCGCCAGCTCGCGTGCGGCTTCCAGCAATTCGATATCGTCTTCCAGATTGGCAAACCTGAGCATTGGCACCCCGCTTTGCCGGGCACCGAGAAACTCACCCGGGCCGCGTATCAGCAAATCCTGGCGGGCTATCTCGAAGCCATCCACATTCTCGTAAATCACTTTCAGGCGCGCCTTGGCCAGCTCTGACAAGGGGTTTTCAAACAGCAACATGCAGACACTGCGGGCGGTACCGCGCCCAACCCGGCCACGCAGCTGGTGCAATTGCGACAGGCCCATGCGCTCGGCATGTTCGATCACCATCAGGCTGGCATTGGGTACATCCACCCCCACTTCAATCACCGTGGTGGCCACCAATACCTGCAATTCCCGTTTGGTGAAGGCAGCCATCACGGCAGCCTTTTCGTCCGGTTTCATGCGCCCATGCACCAGGCCGACCTGCCATTGCGCCAGCTGGGCTGCCAGTACGCGATGGGTATCCACCGCTGTTTGCAACTGCAAGGTTTCCGACTCTTCAATCAGCGGGCATACCCAGTAGACTTGCTGCCCTTCACCGCAAGTCTTGTGCACATAATCGATCACCTCTTCGCGCCGGCTGCTGTTGATCAGCTTGGTGACGATGGGCGTGCGGCCCGGTGGTAATTCATCAATGACGGACACATCCAGATCGGCATAAAAGCTCATGGCCAGGGTGCGGGGTATTGGCGTGGCCGACATCATCAGTTGGTGGGGTTCCTGCCCCTTTTGCTTGAGTGCCAGGCGCTGCCCCACGCCAAAGCGGTGCTGCTCGTCCACAATGACCAGCCCAAGGCGGGAAAAGCTGACGCCATCCTGAAACAAGGCATGGGTGCCAACTGCCAGTTGGGCTTCGCCATTGGCCATCTGTAGCAGCGACTGTTCCTTCTGCTTTTTGCGCAGACTGCCGGATAACCAGCACACGGTCAGTCCCAGCGGCTCCAGCCAGCCGGACAGCTTGCGGTAATGCTGCTCGGCCAGGATTTCGGTGGGTGCCATCAGCGCCACCTGAAAACCGGCCTCAATGGCGGTCAAGGCGGCCAGCGCAGCCACCACGGTCTTGCCGCTGCCGACATCCCCCTGCAACAGCCGGTGCATGGGGTGTGCCTGCGCCAGGTCAGTATTGATTTCGTCCAGCACGTTTTGCTGTGCCCGGGTCAGTTCAAACGGTAGCTGCGCGAACAGGGCCTGCCTGAGCTTGCCGTTACCCCGGATTGCTGCAGCCTGCCCCTGGCGGCGTGCACGGTAGGCCAAGCGCATGGAGAGTTGCTGTGCCAGCAGCTCATCAAACTTGAGCCGCTGCCATGCAGGCAAGCCGGGCTCGGACAACTGGCTGGCAGAATATTCGGGCGGCGGAAAATGCAACAGGTGCACCGCATCGGCAAAGCTCTGCAGCCTGAGGGGTCCGATCACCGACTCCGGCAGGGTTTCAGGCAGTGGCAGGAGCTTTAGCTCACTGCGAATCAACTTGCGCAGCATCGGCTGGGTGACACCGTTGACCGTGGGATAGACCGGTGTCAGGCTTTCAGCCAGTGGGCTGCCTTCTACGACTTCGCGGGTTTTGGGGTGCACCATTTCATCGCCATGAAAACCACGACGGATTTCACCCATCGCACGGATGAGTGCGCCATCGGTAAACTGCTTGAGCTGGCTGGGATAAAAATGGATGAAACGCAATACCAGCACACCGCTGGCATCCTCGATACGCACCAGCAACTGCTTGCGTGGACGGAACTGTACGTCGTGACTGATGACCCGTCCTTCCACCAGCACGGGTTGGCCATATGGCGCGGCGGCGATGGGGTAAAGATGGGTTTCGTCTTCGTAGCGCAGCGGCAGATGCAGCACCAGGTCGAAACGGCGGCGCAGGCCGAGCTTGTCCAGCTTCTTGGCCAGAGCGGGAGCCACATTCAGCGGCTGGTTGGCGAGGTCATTGGCTTGGGTCATCAGCAGGGATTGTACCCAAAAAACAGGGCGGCGCACCTTGTCGGCACGCCGCCCTGTTCTGCGTCTATCAATTAAGATTACTGGCGTTCCCACACCTGGGTGCGACCCAGCAGCGAAACCCCCAGGAAGCCGCGCACTTCCAGCCTCTTGCCACCATCCACCACTTTCATCTTGGCGCTGTATACCT
The sequence above is drawn from the Aquitalea denitrificans genome and encodes:
- the pstB gene encoding phosphate ABC transporter ATP-binding protein PstB, with product MADNNVKLQVKNLNFFYGNFHALKNINLEIAPRMVTAFIGPSGCGKSTLLRTFNRMYELYPGLRSEGEILLDGNNILARDVDINLLRAKVGMVFQKPTPFPMSIYDNITFGVKLYEKLSKTEMDDRVEWALRKAALWDEVKDKLKQSGNSLSGGQQQRLCIARAVASRPEVLLLDEPTSALDPISTAHIEELIHELKEDYTIAIVTHNMQQAARVSDFTAYMYLGELVEFGETDNIFTAPKQKATEDYITGKFG
- a CDS encoding inorganic phosphate transporter encodes the protein MLDLFAGLDTHVAITLVLSLGFVLAFEFINGFHDTANAVATVIYTQSMKPRLAVFASGVFNFLGVLTGGLAVAYAIVHLLPVDLLVSVNTARGMAMVFALLTAAIAWNLGTWYFGLPASSSHTLIGAILGVGLANCLINGTPLAQGVNWAKAVDVGLSLLCSPLVGALLSGLLVMVLRRSRPQSNMHKTPFQRQQVEGRKHPPFWMRFMLIVSSMGVSFSHGSNDGQKGVGLIMLVLIGIVPAKYVLNLDSTPYQIERTRDAALHLQQFYNRHQTALDTMFKPVAADSNIHDCRPRDTLRTADNLITALGDGSTYRNLPDNKRWDVRTDLLCLDDAAKKAGSLPNLSADDKQLLSNLRKDLTVTTEYAPTWVIIAVALALGGGTMIGWRRVVKTVGEGIGKKDMTYAQGMSAQLTAAVSIGLASQFGLPVSTTHVLSSGVAGTMVADKAGLQWSTVRSILLAWLFTMPVAMLLAGSLYYLASNWLK
- the recG gene encoding ATP-dependent DNA helicase RecG; this encodes MTQANDLANQPLNVAPALAKKLDKLGLRRRFDLVLHLPLRYEDETHLYPIAAAPYGQPVLVEGRVISHDVQFRPRKQLLVRIEDASGVLVLRFIHFYPSQLKQFTDGALIRAMGEIRRGFHGDEMVHPKTREVVEGSPLAESLTPVYPTVNGVTQPMLRKLIRSELKLLPLPETLPESVIGPLRLQSFADAVHLLHFPPPEYSASQLSEPGLPAWQRLKFDELLAQQLSMRLAYRARRQGQAAAIRGNGKLRQALFAQLPFELTRAQQNVLDEINTDLAQAHPMHRLLQGDVGSGKTVVAALAALTAIEAGFQVALMAPTEILAEQHYRKLSGWLEPLGLTVCWLSGSLRKKQKEQSLLQMANGEAQLAVGTHALFQDGVSFSRLGLVIVDEQHRFGVGQRLALKQKGQEPHQLMMSATPIPRTLAMSFYADLDVSVIDELPPGRTPIVTKLINSSRREEVIDYVHKTCGEGQQVYWVCPLIEESETLQLQTAVDTHRVLAAQLAQWQVGLVHGRMKPDEKAAVMAAFTKRELQVLVATTVIEVGVDVPNASLMVIEHAERMGLSQLHQLRGRVGRGTARSVCMLLFENPLSELAKARLKVIYENVDGFEIARQDLLIRGPGEFLGARQSGVPMLRFANLEDDIELLEAARELAPEVLQRWPEAAEAHLERWLSGREHYLKA